CTGCCCGAACGCGACGGCGCCAACCCCGGCGGCATGTGCGCCATTGCCGAGCGCTATCGCAGTGGCGTCGTCGGCAATCGCCTGCGCGCCGCTGCCGGCGCCGGAGAGCGAGCCGCCGCCGAGCGCGATACCGGTCGAATAGCTCGCGCCGTCGGGATTGCCGATGGTGATACCGCCGTTGAACGCCGACAGGCCCTGGCCGAGATTGAGGTTGGCGTCGCCGGTAATCGTGCCGGAGAACTCCTGCTCGCAGTTCGGGAGCCCCTGGGTGTATTCGCCCAGCGCTTGCGCCTTGGTGTTGTCGACCTGTGCCGCGATGGACGAAGCGAGGCCGCCGGCATCGGTGCCCAGGCCCGCAACATCGGTGCCGAACTCCGTGGCATCGAGCCCCTCGCCCGCGCCGAGCTCGAGCGCGGCGGCCGCCGCCAGCTCCGAACCGGGAATGCCGGCCGCGGTCGGCGCCGGCGCCACGCCATAGGCCGCGGTCTCGGCCAGGCCGGCGCCCATCTGGAGGAATTCGGGAACCTTGGCGCCCGCCGTCGCGGCGGTCGCGGTCAACGCGCCGATCTGCGTCGCGACGCCGGCAGCCTGGGCCGCCAGGCCCACGTCATTGGCCGTATTGGCGGCGTCCTGCAGCGCATTGATCGCGCCCTGATATTGCTGGACGCAACCGCCCTGGCCGACGGCGTTATGGGTGGCGGCCGTCGAGGTCGTGAGCGTGTGGATGGTCGCGCTGGACGGCGTGCCGGGCATCGTGGTCACCGTATCCGCCCAGCCGGGCGCACAGAGCGTCACGGTGAGCACCGTGCCCAGGCTCAGCGCACGGAACGCGCGAGGCAGCTTTTGCGGCCTGTCCGAACCAGCCACACGCTCTGCGATGGATATCTTCATCATATGCCCCTCCAACCCGCGCTTCACGGGACCTACCATTTGATCGAGACGGCTGCCGTGCCGCCGTAGCTTTGCGATTGTGCGCCGACGAGCGCGTCGGCCTTGAGCGACAGCGAGACGTTGTCCGTGTCATGCTGCACGCCAAGCGAGATATGTCCCGCGTCGCGCGCCGGCGCCGCGCCGGTCACCGTGAAGGACGCGCCGGAGAAGGCTGAGAACGTCGCCACGTCCTGGATGCCGTCGGCATAGTCGTGCACCCAACCCAGCCGCGCGTGCAGGTCGGTGGCCTCGGCAACGCGCTGATCCCAGGACGAGCCGATCTCCGACGAATAATCGAAGTGGTGGCGGCTGGTGTAGGTCAGCGCATAGGCCGACGAACCCGCGACCGTCGACTCTGCATAGGTCGGCATGCCGATGTCGCTGCCCTGCCAGCGCAGATAGGGCGTGAGGAGCCCGTCCGAGGTCTCGAAGGTGCGTCCGAACTCGAACCGTGCCGCGATGTCCTGCGCCGTGAAGTCCGCGTGATAGGCGTTGGTGCCGCCGAACACGACGGTGCGGTCCGTCTTCACGTCGAAGTGCCCGTAGGACGCCGCGGCATCGAAGTAGAATTTCCGCTCGCTGCCGAAGCGCCGCGAGTAATAGGCGCCGGCCTGGATCCCGCTGGCCCTGCCCTTGCCGAGATCCTGGGACAGCGACCAGTTCTGCTGGCCGAAGTCGACCGCGATGCCGACCGCGGCGTTACCCGATCGCGGCGTGAAGTCGAGGCCGATATCGCCGGCATAGGCCGTCTCGTTGCTGTTGTGCGAGCCGGCGAGCGGATCGGCGCCCGACTTGGCGACGCCGCCGTGGAAAGCACCCCACAGCATCAGGGCGCGCCGGTTGGCGCGCTGGTACGGTGCGTCGCCGTTGGAGGCCAGCTGGTCGAAGCTCTCATTGTCGGCCAGCGTCAGCGCGCCGCCGGGATTGCCGAGGCCGCCGCGTCCGCCGACCGCCGGATCGAGCATGGTGCCCAGGAACGAGTCCGTGGCATGGACCGCCGCGAGCTGTGCCTGCGTCGCTTCCTCGCCCGACATCTGCGACAGCACGGTCGTGATCTGATCCGGGGTGAGCGAGCCGAAGCCGGCGAAGGCCGCGGCACCGTTGTCGTGCGCGATGGCGAAATCGACCGCGCTCGCGACATTGCCCTGGTTGTTGGTCGCGCCTGCCGGCAGCAACGGCGCGATGGAGGCCGGCGCGAGCGTCAGGAAGGCGTCGTCCGCGTCATAGCCCAGGAGGGCCACGAGATTGGGGCCGAAGCTCGGCGCGATAAGAGCCGAGAAGGTGCCGGTCACGCCGCCGGCAGCGGTCAGCACGGTGATCTTCTGGCCGTAGGTGTAGCCCGAGCCCGTCGGGTTCACCATCAGCGTGCCGCCTAGCGCCGCTTGGCCGGAGATGCTGAGCAAGTCGGTCGTGGTCGGTGTCACGTCGGCGAGATAGATGGCCGACGAGGAGAAGGTGGCGTTGCCGTTGACGTGCAGCGTGCCGATGCCATTCACGCCGGGCGCCACGGCGCCGGCGCCCCCGAAGGTGAGCGTGCCGACCGTGCCGGTGCCGCCGAGCGTGCCGCCGGTGTTGATCGTCGTGGCCGACGACGCGATCGAGCCGGTCACCAGCAGCGTACCGCCGTTGACATTGGTGGGACCGGTATAGGTGTTGGTCGCGCTGAGCGTCGTGACGCCGATGCCGAGCTGGGTGACGCTGCCGCTGCCCGAGATCGCGCCGCCGAACGTCATCGCGTCCGAGCGGTCGAACACCAGCGCACCGCCATCGGCGATGGCGCCGCTGACGCTGCCGGTCGTGCCGCCGTCGCCGATCTGCAATGTGCCGCCGGCGATGGTGGTGCCGCCCGCGGCGGTATCGTCGCCGGTGAGGATCAGCGTGCCGCCGCCCGCCTGGCGCAGGCTGCCGCTGCCGGAGACCGCGCCGGAGAAGGTGACGGCGTCGCTGCGGTCGAAGACGAGCGTGCCGTCGTCCGCGACATCGCCGGTGATCGCGCCGGTCGTGCCGCCATCGCCGACTTGCAGCGTGCCGGACGCGATGGTCGTGCCGCCGGTATACGTATCGTTGCCGGTCAGGATGAGCGTGCCGCCGCCGATCTGGCGGAGCGCGCCGGTGCCGGAGATCGCGCCGCCGAAGGTCACGGCGTCCGAGCGGTCGAAGGCGAGCGTCGCGTTGTCCACGATATCGCCGGCGACCGCGCCGGTGGTGCCGCCGGCACCGATCTGCAGCGTGCCGGCCGAGATCGTCGTGCCGCCGCTATAGGTCTCGGTGCTGTCGACGATCGTCGTGCCCGTGCCCGCCTGGTTGAGTGTGCCGGTGCCCGCGACGACGCCCAGCGTGATCGTATCCGAACGGTCGATGGCAAGAGTCGCGTTGTCGGTCACGGCGCCCTGCACGGAGCCGGAGGTGCCGCCATTGCCGAGCTGCAGCGTGCCGGCCGTGATGGTCGTGCCGCCGGTATAGGTCTCGTCGGTGGTGAGGATGGTGGTGCCGCTTCCGGCCTGCTGCACGGTGCCGCCGCCGCTGATGAGCGCGGCTTCGATCAACGAATCCGAGCGGTCGAACGCCAGCGTGCCGCCGTCGACGATGGCGGTGCTGACGACAGAGCCGCTCGTGCTGCCGTTGCCGAGCTGCAGCGCGCCGGCCGTGATGATCGTCTCGCCCGTCGCGGTGCTATCGCCCGTGAGGACCAGCGTGCCGGTCCCGGCCTGGGTGAGCATACCGCCGCCCGACACGATGCCTGCGAAGGTGACGGCATCGGAGCGGTCGAAGACCAGCGCGCCGTTGTCGGTCACGTCGCCCGCGATCGCACCGTTCGTGGCGCCGTCGCCGACCTGGAGCGTGCCGGCGGTGATCGTGGTGCCGCCGGTATAGCTGTCGGCGCCCGTCAGCGTCAGGGTGTGGCCCGCGTCGTCCTGTGTCAGCGAGCCCGTGCCGGAGATCGCGCCCGCGAAGGTCTGGTCCGAGTTTTCCTCGAAGGTCAGCGTGCCGTTGTCGGCGACATCGCCGGCGATCGTGCCCGCGGTCGTGCCGTCGCCGAGCTGGAGGTTGCCGGTGACCGTCGTGCCGCCGGCATAGGTGCTGGCGCCCGTCAGGACCAGCGTGCCGCCGCCCGCCACCGTCAGCGCGCCCGTGCCGCCGATGCCCTGTCCGATGGTGAAGACATGCGTGGCGTCGGTGGAAATCGTGCCGCCGCCGGCAGCCAGCGTCACCGTGCGGGCGGCTGCGAGCGTGACGTCCGCGCCGGCTTCGATCGTGCCCTTGGTGGTGGCGTCGCCGAGCGTGAGACCGCCGGTGGCCGCGCCAAGCGCGCCGTCGGCATCGATCAGGAGCGTGCTGCCGCCCTTGACCACCGTGCCGCCGGAATAGGAGTTCGCGGTGTTGGTGGGATTGAAGGTGCCGCCGCCGGCGATCTCGAGCGTGCCGGGGGTGGCGCCGTCGTCGATCTCGCCGCTCCACACCGAGGTCGTGCCCGACGCGATGCTGAACGTCGGATCGCCGTCGAGCGTGGCGTTGTGGGTGTAGGTGCCCGAGGCGGTGATCCTGAGCGTCGTGCCCGCCGCCATCGCGACCGTGCCGCCATTGCCGAGATTGGCGTCGCTGGAGATGCTGACCGTGCCGGCGTCGATGTTGGTGCCGCCGCTGTAGATGTTGGTGCCGCTCAGCGTGAGCACGCCGCCACCGCCCTGCTCCACCACGCCGTTGCCCGAGACGACGCCGCCGAAGTCGATGTTGTCGCTGCGGTCGAAGCTCAGGATGCCGTTGTCGAGGATGTCGCCGGCGATGGAGCCGGAGGTTCCGCCGAAGCCGATCTGGAGCGTGCCCGCCGCGATCGTCGTACCGCCAGTGGCGCTGTCGACGCCGTCGATGACGAGCGTGCCGGCGTCCACCTTGGTCAGCAGGCCGGCACCGGTGATGGCGCCCGACCAGCGATCGACGGTGTTGGGGCTGACGACGACGGTGCCGCCGCCGGCGCCGAGCACCATGGCGTTGGTGAAATCCGCGGCGCCATTGAAAGCCAGCACCGCGTCGTTGGTGATCGTGATGGCGCCGGTGCCGAGCGCCGTCGGCGCCGCCAGGGTGATCGTGCCGTTCGAAAGATTCGTGCCGCCGGCATAGGTGTTGACGCCGCCCAGCGTGAGGACGCCTGAGCCAATCATGCTGACACTGCCGCTACCGGAAATGACGCCGGCGAGGTCGATCGCGTTGGTGCGGTCGATCGCCAGCACCGCGTTGTCGGTGATGTCGCCGGTGACGGAGCCTGTCGCTGCGACGCCGTCGCCGAACTGCAGCGTGCCGTCCGAGATCGTGGTGCCGCCGGTATAGGTGCTGTCGCCGGTCAGGATCGTGGTGCCGCTGCCGATCTGGCTCAGCGAGCCGGTGCCGGTGATGGCGTCGGCGAGGGTCAGCACGACGGGCGCCGTGACCGGCGGCGGGCCGGCCGAGACGGTCGTGCTGCCGAGATCGATCACGAGCGCGCCGTTGTCGGTGAGGGTGCCGGGATTGGAGCCGTCGGTGTTGGCGACGATGGAGCCGGTCGTGCCGCCATTGCCGATCTGCAGCGTGCCCTGGTCGATGACCGTGCCGCCGGTATAGGTGTCGGTGCCGGTGAGGACGGTCGTGCCGGTGCCCATCTGATGGAGCGTGCCCTGGCCGCTGATCGTGCCGTTCAGCATGAGCACGGTCGGTATCATGACCGGCGGCGGGCCGGCGGATACCGCGTTGTCGAGGTCGATGGCGAAGGTAGCGCCGCTGGCGATGGCGACATCGCCCGCGATGGTGCCCGCCGTGCCGCCATTGCCGATCTGCAGCGCGCCGGTCGCGATCGTGGTGCCGCCGGTGAAGAAATTGCTGCCGGTGAGGATGAGCGTGTCGGACCCGTCCTTCTCGAGCCGGCCGATGCCGGAGATGTTGTGGCTGAAGGTGATGTCGTTGGAGTGGTCGAAGACCAGCGCCGACGGGTCGGTGACCACATGGGTGACGGGATCGACCGTGCCGCCGAGCGCGATGTCGCCGGCCACCATGCCGCCGGTGCCGCCATTACCGAGCTGCAGCGTGCCGAGCGTGACCAGCGTCGTTCCGGCATAGGTCTGGTCGGCGGTGTAGGTCAGCTTGCTGTCGAAGTCCTTCACCACGAAGCCGCTGCCGGAGATGACGTGGGAGAAGGTGACGTCGTCGGTGTGGTTGAAGAACAGCGTGCCGTTGTCGGCGATATTGCCCACGACCGAACCGGTCGTGCCGCCGGCCAGGTCGCCCAGCGAGAGCGCACCGGCCGCGATCGTGGTGCCGCCGGTATAAGTCTCGTCATTGGTGAGCACGAGCGTGCCGGCGCCCGTCTTGTTCAGGCCGCCGTCGCCGGAGATGAGGCCGGAGACGATGTAGCTGGCGTTCGGGGCGCTCTCGGTGTCGATGTTCTGCGTGCCGGTGTCCAGGGCGATGTTGCGCGACGTGGTGAAGCCGGCGGTGAGCTTGAGCGTGCTGCCGTTTTTGATCTCGACGCCGCCCGCATCGTCGCCGAGATTGGCATCGGCGCCGACCGACAGGGTGCCCTGGCTGATGGTCGTGCCGCCGGTATAGGTGTTGGCGCCGCTCAGGATGATGTCTTTGCTGCCGCTGAAGATAAAGAGGCCGCCGCCGCCGGAGATATCGCCGCCCAGGATGAGATCGTGCGCGTTCGTCGTCAGATGGACATCGGTCTCTCCGCCGAGCACCATCTTCATGTTCAGTTGCGTGGCCGCCGACGTGTTCGACTGATCGACGAGGACGAAATTGTCGATCATGGTGAATATCCCGCCGCCGTCGTTAACCACATAGCCATTGGCCAGGGTCGTCGCATTGGACGGCGTCTGGATCGTCAGCGACGAGAAGGTCTGGCTGATATCGAAGTTGGACGGCGCGTGGGTTCCGCTCTGCGCGAGGGTGATATCGGTGTGGGCGCCCGGCACGCCCGCCGGCGACCAGTTGTTGGCGTCTGACCAGTTGTTCGAGGCGCCGTTACCGGTAAAGGTCGCCGTGACCGCCATCGCCGGCGAGGCCAGGAGGCCGAGCAGCGAAACGCCGAGCATTACGGCGGTACGGACGCGCAAGCGCATTAGTCTGTGAGCGGACTTCTTCTCGTTCACCATAGTGTCACCATCGAGAGCCCGCGGCGCCAAGCGCCGGTGGCTTTTTCAAACGCCGTAAATCGGCTGTGCCGTGCTGGGAACCGCTCGCGAGTATGCAGGCTTCGCTATGCAAATTCGCACAGCACACGCGCAGCATTGCTTGATTCCCCCACACCGCGCGGAGCTTTCGACGTCACGACGCGTACGCTACGCAATCGCCCAAAGCTCGCGCCGTGCGTTTCTATAATCGTCGCGCCTGCAATGCATCCACGACCAATCACTATGATTACTATTAACGGTTACCGGCGATGAGCATGTGTGGATGTGGGTCGGAGGGCCGGCCCCGCGCAATGTCGTAAAAGACAAGACGGCTCCCGTCCAAAAAGCCAAAGAAGTCCTGACTTCTGCATTCAATCGCGTTGAATACCGTTCATAGCAAATTCAGGGACTTAAATTCTTACTGTACCTCCTCGTCTCTCTCCGCGCGCTGGTGCATGCATCCCATGCTTTGTCGACATAGAGAATATCGCGCGCCGACGACGATGCGACCGATCCGTTCCCTTCAAGTCGAAAGATGCCGTCGGTCAGGCTGCGTCGTGGAAGATGATCCCGACGGTATGGCGCTTGCCGGAACGGAGACGGCTCACACCGTGGCGTAAGTTCACGCGGTAATTTCCCTTGGCGCCTCGCACAGGACGGTTATGGACGGCGAAGACCACGGCGTCGCCCTGCTGAAGCGGCACGACCTCGGCCCGGCTTTGCATACGCGGCCGCTGTTCGGTCAGGACGAACTCGCCGCCCGTGAAATCCGAGCCCGGCTCAGAGAGCAGGATTGCGACCTGAATGGGAAATGCGAGGTCGCCGTACAGATCCTGATGCAGGCAGTTGAAATCGCCTGCCATATATTGAAGGAGGAGCGGCGTCGGGCGCGTCTGGCCGGCGTCATGACACTGCTTGAGGAACGATGCATGATTCCGGGGATAGCGTTCGTCTATTCCCATTCGTTCGTTCCATTCGTTGGCGACTATGGCCAGATGTGGATAGAGAGCGGTTCGCAGGCCGCCGATAAGGTCCGGCAGCGGATATTTGAAGTAGCGATATTCGCCCTTGCCGAAACCGTGCCGCGCCATATGGACGTGGCTTCGAAAATGCTTCTCGTCGGGATAAAGTTCTGCAATCGCGTTGCATTCCCAGGGTGCGAGGAGCTTTGGCAAGACGGCGCAGCCAAAGCTATCGAGTTCGTTTATGACCGCGCGCCAGTCATAGGCCGCGACCCAATCCGCGACGGATCCGACCGCCGAAGCGGCGGAGAAGACGGACAATCGAGCTTTCATGTAGAGGCCTCTTCGCCAAGGCGG
The nucleotide sequence above comes from Rhizomicrobium sp.. Encoded proteins:
- a CDS encoding autotransporter-associated beta strand repeat-containing protein; amino-acid sequence: MRVRTAVMLGVSLLGLLASPAMAVTATFTGNGASNNWSDANNWSPAGVPGAHTDITLAQSGTHAPSNFDISQTFSSLTIQTPSNATTLANGYVVNDGGGIFTMIDNFVLVDQSNTSAATQLNMKMVLGGETDVHLTTNAHDLILGGDISGGGGLFIFSGSKDIILSGANTYTGGTTISQGTLSVGADANLGDDAGGVEIKNGSTLKLTAGFTTSRNIALDTGTQNIDTESAPNASYIVSGLISGDGGLNKTGAGTLVLTNDETYTGGTTIAAGALSLGDLAGGTTGSVVGNIADNGTLFFNHTDDVTFSHVISGSGFVVKDFDSKLTYTADQTYAGTTLVTLGTLQLGNGGTGGMVAGDIALGGTVDPVTHVVTDPSALVFDHSNDITFSHNISGIGRLEKDGSDTLILTGSNFFTGGTTIATGALQIGNGGTAGTIAGDVAIASGATFAIDLDNAVSAGPPPVMIPTVLMLNGTISGQGTLHQMGTGTTVLTGTDTYTGGTVIDQGTLQIGNGGTTGSIVANTDGSNPGTLTDNGALVIDLGSTTVSAGPPPVTAPVVLTLADAITGTGSLSQIGSGTTILTGDSTYTGGTTISDGTLQFGDGVAATGSVTGDITDNAVLAIDRTNAIDLAGVISGSGSVSMIGSGVLTLGGVNTYAGGTNLSNGTITLAAPTALGTGAITITNDAVLAFNGAADFTNAMVLGAGGGTVVVSPNTVDRWSGAITGAGLLTKVDAGTLVIDGVDSATGGTTIAAGTLQIGFGGTSGSIAGDILDNGILSFDRSDNIDFGGVVSGNGVVEQGGGGVLTLSGTNIYSGGTNIDAGTVSISSDANLGNGGTVAMAAGTTLRITASGTYTHNATLDGDPTFSIASGTTSVWSGEIDDGATPGTLEIAGGGTFNPTNTANSYSGGTVVKGGSTLLIDADGALGAATGGLTLGDATTKGTIEAGADVTLAAARTVTLAAGGGTISTDATHVFTIGQGIGGTGALTVAGGGTLVLTGASTYAGGTTVTGNLQLGDGTTAGTIAGDVADNGTLTFEENSDQTFAGAISGTGSLTQDDAGHTLTLTGADSYTGGTTITAGTLQVGDGATNGAIAGDVTDNGALVFDRSDAVTFAGIVSGGGMLTQAGTGTLVLTGDSTATGETIITAGALQLGNGSTSGSVVSTAIVDGGTLAFDRSDSLIEAALISGGGTVQQAGSGTTILTTDETYTGGTTITAGTLQLGNGGTSGSVQGAVTDNATLAIDRSDTITLGVVAGTGTLNQAGTGTTIVDSTETYSGGTTISAGTLQIGAGGTTGAVAGDIVDNATLAFDRSDAVTFGGAISGTGALRQIGGGTLILTGNDTYTGGTTIASGTLQVGDGGTTGAITGDVADDGTLVFDRSDAVTFSGAVSGSGSLRQAGGGTLILTGDDTAAGGTTIAGGTLQIGDGGTTGSVSGAIADGGALVFDRSDAMTFGGAISGSGSVTQLGIGVTTLSATNTYTGPTNVNGGTLLVTGSIASSATTINTGGTLGGTGTVGTLTFGGAGAVAPGVNGIGTLHVNGNATFSSSAIYLADVTPTTTDLLSISGQAALGGTLMVNPTGSGYTYGQKITVLTAAGGVTGTFSALIAPSFGPNLVALLGYDADDAFLTLAPASIAPLLPAGATNNQGNVASAVDFAIAHDNGAAAFAGFGSLTPDQITTVLSQMSGEEATQAQLAAVHATDSFLGTMLDPAVGGRGGLGNPGGALTLADNESFDQLASNGDAPYQRANRRALMLWGAFHGGVAKSGADPLAGSHNSNETAYAGDIGLDFTPRSGNAAVGIAVDFGQQNWSLSQDLGKGRASGIQAGAYYSRRFGSERKFYFDAAASYGHFDVKTDRTVVFGGTNAYHADFTAQDIAARFEFGRTFETSDGLLTPYLRWQGSDIGMPTYAESTVAGSSAYALTYTSRHHFDYSSEIGSSWDQRVAEATDLHARLGWVHDYADGIQDVATFSAFSGASFTVTGAAPARDAGHISLGVQHDTDNVSLSLKADALVGAQSQSYGGTAAVSIKW
- a CDS encoding 2OG-Fe(II) oxygenase is translated as MKARLSVFSAASAVGSVADWVAAYDWRAVINELDSFGCAVLPKLLAPWECNAIAELYPDEKHFRSHVHMARHGFGKGEYRYFKYPLPDLIGGLRTALYPHLAIVANEWNERMGIDERYPRNHASFLKQCHDAGQTRPTPLLLQYMAGDFNCLHQDLYGDLAFPIQVAILLSEPGSDFTGGEFVLTEQRPRMQSRAEVVPLQQGDAVVFAVHNRPVRGAKGNYRVNLRHGVSRLRSGKRHTVGIIFHDAA